CAAATGAACGCTGCTTGGGATGCCTGGGTCGTGCCCGGTCGTCCGCCGGTGCGTGCCGCGCTTGAAGCCCAGCTCGCCAAGCCCGAGTGGAAAGTTGAAATTATGGTGGTAGCCGCGCTGCCGGAGGCCTGATATGCGGGTTGTTTCTGCCGAAGAGGTCACGCGCCACCTGACGTGGGATGGCTTGATCAAGCGGCTACAAACGACGTTCGTGAACGGCGTGGAGTCTCCTCCCCGCCATCACCACGCGATGCACCGGCCGGATGGCGAAGCCACTATGCTGCTAATGCCCGCCTGGGAAGCGGCGGGCTATATCGGCGTAAAAATGGTCAACGTGTTTCCGCAAAATGCCGACCACGGTATCCCGGCGATCTCCGGACTTTACCTGCTCAGCGAGGGTAAGCACGGCCAGCCGCTGGCGTGTATCGATGGCAGTGAGCTCACCCGGCGTCGCACGGCGGCTGCTTCCGCGCTGGCCGCTCAGGCTTTGGCCAATGAGAACGCAGAAACGCTGCTGGTGGTGGGTACCGGCAAGTTGGCGCCCATGGTGATCGAGGCCCACGCCAGCGTGCGACCCATCAAGCGGGTGCTGATCTGGGGGCGTAACCCCAGCAAGGCGGCGGCGATTGCCGACGAGTACGCCGAACGCTTTGAGACCCACGTAGTGGAAGAACTCGCAGAAGCGGTAGCCGAGGCAGACATCATCAGCTGCGTAACGCTCTCCAACCAGCCGCTGATCAAAGGTGAGTGGCTGACGTCTGGCACTCACCTGGATCTGATTGGCGCGTTTCGGCCGCAAATGCGCGAGACCGATGCGCTGTGTCTGCGTCGCTCAGAGGTATTTGTGGATACCTACGCCGGTGCCAAGGGCGAAGCGGGCGACATTCTGCAAGCCATTGAAGAGGGTGAATTCCAGTTCGACAAGATTCAGGCGGAGCTTGCTGAAGTGCTGACCGGGGCTAAGCCGGGGCGTTCTGCACCGGAGGCCATCACGCTATTCAAATCGGTAGGTGCTTCGCTGGAAGATTTAGCCGCTGCCATTGAAGTGTGGGAGTCGCTGCCAGAACAGTCATAACGATTGCCATAAAAACAACACCATCCCTACCCGATGGGTAGCAACGCCACTCATAACGAAGACCGACCAATAATCAAAACGAGGTGTGTTATGAACGCTAAAAAATCCGTATTTATCGCCGCCCTGGCGGCACTCCCACTGGCGATTGCCAGCGCCAATGCCCAAGCGCAATCCTATGAAATGGTGATTGCCACGCAACTGCCCGAGGATATGAGCAATAACGAAATATATCCGGCGCTGGTGCACTTTAAAAACCTGGTAGAGGCGCGCACCGACGGGGATCTTGAGGTCACCATTTTCGGTGGCGGCCAGCTAGGTTCCGAGGTGGAGAATGGCTCGGAAGTGCAGGGCGGACG
This Vreelandella neptunia DNA region includes the following protein-coding sequences:
- a CDS encoding ornithine cyclodeaminase family protein; protein product: MRVVSAEEVTRHLTWDGLIKRLQTTFVNGVESPPRHHHAMHRPDGEATMLLMPAWEAAGYIGVKMVNVFPQNADHGIPAISGLYLLSEGKHGQPLACIDGSELTRRRTAAASALAAQALANENAETLLVVGTGKLAPMVIEAHASVRPIKRVLIWGRNPSKAAAIADEYAERFETHVVEELAEAVAEADIISCVTLSNQPLIKGEWLTSGTHLDLIGAFRPQMRETDALCLRRSEVFVDTYAGAKGEAGDILQAIEEGEFQFDKIQAELAEVLTGAKPGRSAPEAITLFKSVGASLEDLAAAIEVWESLPEQS